Below is a window of Pseudomonadota bacterium DNA.
ATATAAAGCAGGAATAAGTGTTGGCGGTCTTTACCTTTATTTCAAGAACAAAGACGAACTCTGTCTGACCCTGGTGCAAGAACGGCTTGATGGCCTTTCTAACAAATTGAAAAAGGCTGTAGATGGTGTTCATGGGCCAATCGAGGCAATAACGCAATATATTACGATAAACCTTGAATACGCAAAGAGGCATAAGGAGCTTATTCTTGCTCAGAGTAGGGGGCCAGGATTTGAGTTCGGGATTGGTTTAAAAAGGGAGTTTTTTAAAAAACAGAGAATACTTATTGAGGGAATTATTAAAACAGGTATAAGTACCGGTGATTTTGGTAAATGTAATGCGAGTGAGGTAGCTAAGATTATCATGGGGACATTAAGAGGGTTTGTGCTTTCAATGGTGGTAGATGGAGAAAATCTTTTTTCACCAGAGGAATGCAATAAACTTATACTTTCAGGGCTACTACGGAGGAGTGACAAATGAAAAGGCTTATCTCTGGAATATCACCGGGTGATCATGGGCGTACTCGACAAGGAATGATGATGTCCTTGAATCATTAGAGCGCCTGGCTTCGGTAAATAAATTAATGGAGAAGCAGGCATGAAAGTTTCAGCACCCTGACACTGGCGAGGGTGAACATTTTGATTCAAATCGTAGAGGTGTTGTATGCAGACTAAGTATAGAAACAAGCTCATTACCACCGTTGGAGTTCTTGTCGTTGGTCTGATGTTGACCAATTGCGGAAAACGTGCAGAACCGCCGCAGGGCGGCACTCCAGAAGTGGCCACAGTAACGGTATCGACGCAGCAGGTCGTGCTGACCACTGAATTACCCGGACGAACATCAGCCTACCGCATCGCGGAAATCCGACCCCAGGTGAGCGGCATCATACAGAAACGACTGTTTACGGAAGGCGCCGATGTCAAGGCAGGTGAAGTGCTCTATCAGATCGATCCTGCCCCCTTTCAGGCAGCGCTCGACAATACAAGGGGTGCCCTCGGTAGAGCCGAGGCCAATCTGCCCGCGGTCCGACTGAGGTTCGAGCGTTACAGGGACTTGCTTCCCGATAAAGCAGTCAGCCAGCAGGACTACGACGACGCTACTGCCGCTATGAAACAGGTTGAGGCTGATATCC
It encodes the following:
- a CDS encoding TetR/AcrR family transcriptional regulator, producing the protein MNRRSGKDSKKNILNAAQKVFSKSGYRGASMRTIAYKAGISVGGLYLYFKNKDELCLTLVQERLDGLSNKLKKAVDGVHGPIEAITQYITINLEYAKRHKELILAQSRGPGFEFGIGLKREFFKKQRILIEGIIKTGISTGDFGKCNASEVAKIIMGTLRGFVLSMVVDGENLFSPEECNKLILSGLLRRSDK